The Pseudodesulfovibrio sp. S3 nucleotide sequence ACCAACTATGCCTTTCCCGGGAACATCAGGGAACTCAAGGCCATGGTCTACGACGCGGTCAGCGTGCACAAATCCCACACCATGTCCATGGGCAGCTTCCTCAAGGCCATGCACCTGGAACCGCCATCCGATCAAACGGCGCCCGGACAGCTTCCGCACAAAGAATGGACTCCCTTTGACGGAATGCCCAGCCTGCCGACCATAACGCAATGCATCGAACTTCTGGTCGGCGAGGCCATGAAAAAAGCAAACGGGAATCAGACGCTGGCCGCGCGAATGCTCGGCATATCCCAACCGGCCTTGAGCAAACGCCTGAAGCACATACAGACAAAGAACTGATCCATCCGCACCCTGTTCCTGCGCCCACAAAAGGCTCATAACATTGGTTATATTATTCCGGCCGTTATAAAGCCTCTTCAACATGCTGAAATCATGGCACTTCGTCAACACTCCCTGACAAATCCATTCTCTTCGTTATAGGGGGTCACCGACCTGCCCCACTCCTGATATGGGATTTTGTCTGTAATTCAAGCCAGATAAACGATTCGATACCATTGGCACCGACTTTGTAATTACCTGAACGGAAAAGCAAGACGTCATCGCGGGCGTCATTCCTTCATCAAACCAAAGGTAATTACAATGAAAACACGTACTGAGCATGATTTCCTGGGTGAAAAAACGCTTGCCGCCGAAACCTATTACGGAGTCCAGACCCTCCGGGCGGTCGAGAATTTCAAAATCACCGACAACCCCATTTCCTCCTGCACCGAAATGATCGTAGCCCTGGGCTATGTCAAAAAGGCAGCAGCCCTCACCAACCTGGAACTCGGCATCCTGCCGGCCGACATCGCCAAGGCCATCTGTGGCGCCTGCAACGAAATCATCGCGGGCAAGCTGCACGACCAGTTCGTCGTCGACTGCATTCAGGGCGGCGCAGGCACGTCCACGAACATGAATGCCAACGAAGTCATCGCCAATCGCGCCCTGGAAATACTCGGGAAAACCAAGGGTGAATACGAATTCTGCCATCCCAACAACCACGTAAACTGCTCACAGTCCACCAACGACGTTTATCCGACCGCATTTCGCATCGCCCTGTACAACAAGTTGGAACGCCTCATTCGCGCCATCAACGAGGTCCAGTCCGGCTTTGCGAACAAAGGGGCCGAATTCGCCGACGTCCTGAAGATGGGACGGACCCAATTGCAGGACGCCGTGCCCATGACTCTGGGGCAGGAATTCTCCGCCTATGCGACCACACTGGGTGAAGATATCTGCCGACTGCAGGATGCGAGAAAGCTGCTGCTGGAAATCAACATCGGTGCCACCGCCATCGGCACCAGCATCAACGCCCCGTCCGAATACCCCAGGTTGGCCGTGAGCAACCTGCGCAACTTGACGGGACTCGATCTGGTCATCT carries:
- the aspA gene encoding aspartate ammonia-lyase — protein: MKTRTEHDFLGEKTLAAETYYGVQTLRAVENFKITDNPISSCTEMIVALGYVKKAAALTNLELGILPADIAKAICGACNEIIAGKLHDQFVVDCIQGGAGTSTNMNANEVIANRALEILGKTKGEYEFCHPNNHVNCSQSTNDVYPTAFRIALYNKLERLIRAINEVQSGFANKGAEFADVLKMGRTQLQDAVPMTLGQEFSAYATTLGEDICRLQDARKLLLEINIGATAIGTSINAPSEYPRLAVSNLRNLTGLDLVISPNLIEATWDTGAYMQLSGVLKRVAVKLSKICNDLRLLSSGPRTGINEINLPKMQPGSSIMPGKVNPVIPEMVNQVAFDIIGKDMTITMASEAGQLQLNVMEPIIAHSLFQGIEHLARACFILRKRCIDGITANREHCRKLVENSVGIITALNPIIGYENSASVAKEALETGGSVYDLIIKRKLMDKEKLDRILSAENMMHPRFFQQ